From the Vanessa cardui chromosome 18, ilVanCard2.1, whole genome shotgun sequence genome, one window contains:
- the LOC124537399 gene encoding uncharacterized protein LOC124537399 gives MKFFTLFAAIVAVAVARPGTSTWTLQELSDALQNPNVNPEVVPILEHALNQLMTALYDGHDFESIHVPLPADIPVIAEPVIPSPVDTPAVSSPLVQLIINVKSPQQVADVGTAPPAVVPGPDFNPIDVIAVNPIEA, from the exons ATGaaattctttactttatttGCCGCCATCGTGGCTGTTGCCGTCGCCCGTCCAGGAACAAGCACCTGGACTCTGCAGGAGCTCTCTGATGCGCTCCAGAACCCCAACGTCAACCCGGAAGTCGTGCCCATCTTGGAACACGCTCTAAATCAATTAATGACTGCACTTTACGACGGACAcgatttt GAAAGCATCCACGTTCCCCTGCCAGCTGACATTCCTGTCATAGCCGAGCCTGTCATTCCTTCCCCCGTCGACACTCCAGCTGTATCAAGCCCTCTAGTGCAGCTCATCATCAACGTGAAGAGTCCACAGCAG GTGGCTGATGTCGGCACCGCTCCCCCGGCTGTCGTTCCCGGACCAGACTTCAACCCTATCGACGTCATCGCCGTCAACCCCATCGAAGCTTAA